A region of Hoplias malabaricus isolate fHopMal1 chromosome 12, fHopMal1.hap1, whole genome shotgun sequence DNA encodes the following proteins:
- the tmem37 gene encoding voltage-dependent calcium channel gamma-like subunit isoform X1, which translates to MTAIKIMAVAPAAQGKPRPLFLEVLCRSLIILCVALSVVLSSVAVCDGHWLMSERRMFGLWFFCVVENSSTAPNCSRHVGEGLDPGLSVCRSVFSLAVVSAIFGLELLVISQVSEGQASSRRWHLGTWLVLLAAGLAVGGVATFMFLFWKHATLLGFTLTFWCQFTATFLFVLNGMAARHIQNMEAILPSSGDVKKL; encoded by the exons ATGACCGCGATTAAAATAATG GCTGTGGCTCCTGCTGCACAGGGGAAGCCTCGTCCCCTCTTCCTGGAGGTGCTGTGTCGCAGTCTGATCATCCTCtgtgtggctctgtctgttgtccTCTCCTCTGTTGCAGTGTGTGATGGACACTGGCTGATGTCTGAGCGACGTATGTTTGGCCTTTGGTTCTTCTGTGTGGTGGAGAACTCTAGCACAGCTCCTAACTGCAGCAGGCATGTTGGGGAAGGTCTGGACCCGGGGTTGAGTGTTTGCCGTTCTGTCTTTTCTTTGGCTGTAGTGAGTGCTATTTTTGGTCTGGAGCTGCTGGTGATATCCCAGGTGAGTGAGGGCCAAGCCTCTAGCCGACGCTGGCATCTGGGAACATGGCTTGTGCTGCTGGCTGCGGGTTTGGCCGTTGGAGGGGTCGCAACCTTTATGTTCCTGTTCTGGAAGCATGCCACACTTCTGGGGTTCACTCTCACCTTCTGGTGCCAGTTCACTGCAACTTTTTTGTTTGTCCTAAATGGCATGGCAGCACGGCACATCCAGAATATGGAAGCAATTCTTCCCTCCAGTGGTGATGTGAAAAAACTGTAG
- the tmem37 gene encoding voltage-dependent calcium channel gamma-like subunit isoform X2 — protein MTAIKIMAVAPAAQGKPRPLFLEVLCRSLIILCVALSVVLSSVAVCDGHWLMSERLSAIFGLELLVISQVSEGQASSRRWHLGTWLVLLAAGLAVGGVATFMFLFWKHATLLGFTLTFWCQFTATFLFVLNGMAARHIQNMEAILPSSGDVKKL, from the exons ATGACCGCGATTAAAATAATG GCTGTGGCTCCTGCTGCACAGGGGAAGCCTCGTCCCCTCTTCCTGGAGGTGCTGTGTCGCAGTCTGATCATCCTCtgtgtggctctgtctgttgtccTCTCCTCTGTTGCAGTGTGTGATGGACACTGGCTGATGTCTGAGCGAC TGAGTGCTATTTTTGGTCTGGAGCTGCTGGTGATATCCCAGGTGAGTGAGGGCCAAGCCTCTAGCCGACGCTGGCATCTGGGAACATGGCTTGTGCTGCTGGCTGCGGGTTTGGCCGTTGGAGGGGTCGCAACCTTTATGTTCCTGTTCTGGAAGCATGCCACACTTCTGGGGTTCACTCTCACCTTCTGGTGCCAGTTCACTGCAACTTTTTTGTTTGTCCTAAATGGCATGGCAGCACGGCACATCCAGAATATGGAAGCAATTCTTCCCTCCAGTGGTGATGTGAAAAAACTGTAG